Proteins from a genomic interval of Spea bombifrons isolate aSpeBom1 chromosome 4, aSpeBom1.2.pri, whole genome shotgun sequence:
- the TMED4 gene encoding transmembrane emp24 domain-containing protein 4, whose amino-acid sequence MSTFGSALGILRSLLLLSLILLLQLGGSRGLYFHIGETEKRCFIEEIPDETMVIGNYKTQLWDKQSETFLPSTPGLGMHVEVKDPDGKVILSRQYGSEGRFTFTSHTPGEHQICLHSNSTKMALFAGGKLRVHLDIQIGEHANNYPEIAAKDKLTELQLRVRQLLDQVEQIQKEQNYQRYREERFRVTSDSTNQRVLWWSIAQTLILILTGIWQMRHLKSFFEAKKLV is encoded by the exons ATGTCTACCTTCGGTTCTGCTCTCGGGATCCTCCGATCCCTGCTGCTTTTATCGCTTATATTATTGCTACAGCTGGGCGGCTCCAGAGGGCTTTATTTTCACATCGGGGAGACGGAGAAGCGCTGCTTCATTGAGGAGATTCCCGATGAGACCATGGTGATAG GAAACTACAAGACACAGCTGTGGGACAAGCAGTCTGAAACCTTCCTACCTTCTACTCCAGGTCTGGGCATGCATGTGGAAGTGAAGGATCCCGACGGGAAG GTTATCCTCTCCAGACAGTATGGATCGGAGGGGAGATTCACATTTACCTCCCACACGCCGGGGGAGCATCAGATCTGCCTGCATTCTAATTCAACAAAAATGGCTCTGTTCGCCGGAGGCAAACTG AGGGTTCATTTAGACATCCAGATTGGTGAACACGCTAATAACTACCCAGAGATAGCAGCCAAGGACAAACTGACTGAACTGCAGCTCCGGGTTAGACAACTATTGGATCAAGTGGAACAAATCCAGAAAGAGCAGAACTACCAAAGG TACCGCGAGGAGAGGTTCCGAGTGACCAGCGACAGCACCAACCAGCGTGTTCTGTGGTGGTCCATTGCCCAGACTCTCATCCTTATCCTCACAGGCATCTGGCAAATGAGACATCTCAAGAGCTTCTTTGAGGCCAAAAAACTGGTGTGA